ATCGCCCAGTTCGAACGTCACGATGTCGAATACACCTTGTCCAGCTGGTCTGATTTTGATGCAATCGGGTTTGTAATTGAGGGCCACGTCGTTCAGATTCTGGAGAATTTGATCAGCAATTCCATCTACTGGCTCGACCTGGAAAAGAAAGAGCACCCTGCATTTCAACCGAAAATTAGAATCGCGATCCTCAGCAATCCGACACGGATCATTTATGCAGACAACGGCCCAGGTATCCCAAAGAGTCGCCGAGAATCCGTGTTTGAACCGTTCTTTTCGACGAAGAGCAGCTCTAAGTCCAGAAGACAGGGCCTAGGACTGTATATCGCCCGACAGTGCGCGGAAATGATGGGCGGCTCGCTGAGTCTGGTCGACATCGGAAAACCGCATGAAAATCGATTTAATACATTTCAACTCGAATTAAAAGAGGACGTCGATGAGTCTTAAGGAGCTTATGGCGGAGCGCAACATCACATGTGCCCATATTGTTGATGATGCGTTCGATTCATCTCCAACGTCGCCGCTAACCTCCTGAAG
The Chloracidobacterium sp. genome window above contains:
- a CDS encoding sensor histidine kinase yields the protein IAQFERHDVEYTLSSWSDFDAIGFVIEGHVVQILENLISNSIYWLDLEKKEHPAFQPKIRIAILSNPTRIIYADNGPGIPKSRRESVFEPFFSTKSSSKSRRQGLGLYIARQCAEMMGGSLSLVDIGKPHENRFNTFQLELKEDVDES